Part of the Drosophila pseudoobscura strain MV-25-SWS-2005 chromosome 2, UCI_Dpse_MV25, whole genome shotgun sequence genome, CACTGACTTCGGACATTGTTGGTGGCAGCTCTTACCGTGTTGCCTCTACAACCATTAGCACTCTATTGTATTGGTATTTTGGAAGGGTTAGAGCCTGGTCATGTGGATTACGCCTAGTAGAGCCTCTACTAGCATGACGATCTCGTCTTGATTGGAAGGATACCAGGTATTATCAGGTGATTCTGGTGCTTCAGCTCAGCTGCTTTCTGCGACGTGACTTTTAGGTGTCCTGTGTCTTCAACTGGCTTGTCGGCTAGCTGCAGAGCCTCCTAACACGGCACTTCAACCGCcatcttttcttttggctccTGTGGCATCATCGTACCTTCACctgccgtttcggtggattcCTTTTGCTGCTCGAAGACCTCCCTTGCTGGATCAAAAGGAGATGGTATCAAACTGCTGGTTTTTCAGCTCATTTTACTcactttctgctgctgcctgcggTAAAGAGCATCCTTGATTAGAACAAAGGGTATTTTCATTTTAACAGAGTTCTGGACTTGTTGCGTGTTGAGTGAGATTCGTTGGGATGaacaaaaatttgaaaataccGGAGGAACTGGCATCGATATTTTGATCCGATATTATTTTCGAAATTTAGTGAATTGTAACGAAATATTAGTTTCAAAATTGGAGTTCTTGTATTCGAATTGGTGCAAAAGTAATACagaaaaattgtacaaattattgtttatttctGCGATATATCGATCTATCGCACAAATCCCTAAGAGGCGAAGGAATTTTCGAGAAAATCATAATTATGAACAACAATCAGCATTTCGGTGGCCAGGTAAGTACTTTTTCCACTTCATAATTCAAATTCTCCGCATATTTCATGCAGCTGAAAGGCATAGAAATACatagaaattttaattaatacgTTCATTCTGCAACGGCCATCAGCCACGGACACAGCAAACAGGCAAAATATCAGAACAGTAAGCATACATTTAACATACAAAAACATTGACTCCATTATCACAGCTATTTTTGCAGTCTTATATGTTTTCCCCTTTATGTAGATACATTTGTTCCCAGGGGACCCACGTAATCTCCATCCGTTCGGATTCGTATATATTCCTATGTAGCAAGCCTTTGAAAAAGTTTCGATTGTTAAAAGTCATTTTTGAGTATGGTTATTCAATATCAACTTGGGTTGCCAAGCATTAGTATTTGTCTGTTccttaaaaaagaaaagtataGTTTCAAGATTTGAATAAATTGttgaaaagtttttgccaGTTATCGCATTATTGTATCGCCGCGAATTCTTATCGGTTGCTACCTTGAATTTTGTAAGCCGGCCGGCAGACTATAATGCAAAATCTACTAGCGAAATTCGACATTTAGGCATTTTCCAGTGGATTTCAGGTCAAATCTAGCTAAATTCAGCGAATTTCGCCCTTGGtctgaaattaaattattttctcAAGTTGCTTGAATCGCGTGCGATAGTTGCGTCTGCATATCGATAGGGAGCGAAGACAGTGGAAATAGAAAACACAGAAAACCGACTCCATAGTGAAGCGTGCTCGTAAGAAAAATCGGCGAGGTAAGGAAATAAAAGCGGCTAAGAAAATTGAGAATTTTCCCTGAGGAGAGCAGTGCATTTTAGTGAATTAATTTTTTGGAAAATGTTTGTGCACAGATAATACTATTTGCGTTTTTCATTTCCCAGTTAAACCATTCGAAGACGCACAGTGAAAGACGCAATCGTAAAGAAGCGAAATTTgcttgcgtgtgtgtgtattggtAGGGGACGCCACTGCAGAGCCGAGAGAGCGCGCGCATTCCGCGAAGAGACGTCTTGCCGCAAGAAAacacgaacagcagcagcaacagcaacagcaaagcAGCCATGGAAGAGGTTTCGGTAAAGAAGCGCGGCAGGCCCCCAAAGAACCCTGGTGCAAGTCCGAGCGTGGTGGACGCCGCCGCCACGATTCCGAAGAAGCGTGGTCGCCCACCAAAGAGTGCTAAGGCTCAGCGCGGCCGACCGTCAAAGAAACCAATCAATCTAAGCGAGAGCGAGGGTGAAggggatggtgatggtgatgacGATTCCTATGAGAATGTGGCAAAGACTGTGGCATCGCCCCAACCGGCGTCCAAGGGCCGCGGTCGCCCACGCATCAACAACTACGATGCTGAGGTCCCAGCTAAATCAAAGACCACATCGTCCAAGCGGCGCAAGCTGGGCCGCCCCAGGAAGCATCAGCCCAGTGAGAGCGAAGGTAAGCCTTAGTTTGTGAAAGATTTCCCTTTATTTAAATTCCCATATGCTGTTAGATGAGAAGagcgacgatgatgatgaagaggTTCGTCGCCCGCCGGGACGTCCTCCGACTGGGTCCGTCAATCTGAATATTGTGCGCACCGGACGCGGCCAGGGCAGGCCTAAAACACATGTGGAGAAACGTCCCGCTGCCCCGGCAGCCGAATGGACCGGTGATGGACCTCCACCCAAGAAGCGCGGTCGTCCAGCATTGAACAAGCAAGCTTATGTGCCAACTGGTCGTCCACGAGGTCGTCCAAAAGTCAACAAGCCTGttgaggaggaggacgacgatgacgaagaagaagaggaagatgacGACTCTGTGGAGGAGCAGATCGTGCAGCCTGAGAAaccagctgccgctgcatcTTCCCCTGTAGTTAAGAAGCGTGGACGCCCTGCAGGACCAAACAAGTCGTTGAATGAGGGAGCTCCCAAGCCGCGCGGACGTCCCCCAAAAGCCAATCACAGCGCCTTGAACCACGACCAGGATGAAGACGATTCCAATGATGATGCCGCAAGCAAGAAACCAGCCGATCGCGCCCGCGCTTTTAATGACGCTTACGAAGGTGCAGCCTCTTCGAAGGATGACTCCAAGTCGACATGCGACGGCGAGGCCGCCAATGATACCGCCGAAACCGTTGATTGCGAGTCCGATGCCGCAGGTCCCGAATCAGGCACTGCCTAAGCATCTCGacatttatattaattttaggCATACAACAAACATAAGAATTAATACCTTCGGCACCACAGATCACATAATACAGGAAAGGATCCAGAAACTTTCCattccgccgccgccgcccccctcccacacacactctcaatTCAGGACAGAACCCTCTATaaatacttacatatatagGGCTAAGAAATTTTGAAATCGGAAATGTTTGTCCCcgtatatttattttgcatattccATTTGCTTTCATTGAAGTATTTCAATCGtttcaaaatgcaaatgcacaATACATCCTATTTCTAAGAAAGAAAAGgtgagaaaaaaaatgtatttcctCTATAATTTTCACTAAGAATTGGTCGAAATGACTACACcgtttaaaaattaaaatacacatgtatgtatatgtattagaACACGTCGTGTTTAAATTATGGGCGGGTTATtgataatataattattacGGGCTTGGTTCGTCAGAGCGACTGCCGGAAAAAGAGAGACACGGTCGCAAGGATTCTGATGAATTACATATTGGAGTTATCAAAGCATGAGCTAGAAATGTTATTTGAAAAGGTGgcgaaatttaatttcatttcaaaatCTAAGGAGTACAGTACCGGGCAGAAGCACCAGAAACTATCGTTTAAACGCACTATCGTTTGCATGGCTATCGATTGGTCCGGTTTCGATATGCGGCCACACTCACAAACAGCTGTTACGGCTCTTTTTTGGCGTTTTTCCTTTGGTGGTTTTGTTTATCGTTCTCTCCGCTTCATTCATTTCAATCGTGTGTAACGAGCGGGACATAAAGCAGTTTGTAATATGTAAATTTTGTTCAAATAAGCTAAGGTGTGTGAATATGCAAAATACAGAATATATATTCGATAATATAAAAAGATAACCCCCATATATAGCGTTACAGTATTGCATTCataaaacagcagcagaattATATTGAAAATGAATATAAACAAATTCAAAACAGAGGATAAATTAACAATGCTAAAcaatctgtgtgtgtgtgtgtgcgtgcgtgcgggAAAGAACAAGCAGCAAAAGCCGCGTGCTTATGGCAAAAAAAAGTAGCTGTCGGCCGCAAAGCAGTTGATAAAAAAACgccgcaaacaaaaacaaaacaaacaccattgtgtgtgtatgtatgtgtgtgtggttctCTGGCGTTGGCGTCTAATCAAATTTAGCATGCCTAAAATCGATTGATAAATAATGTATAAACAATTTGAATGGCCCATGCATGGCcgattttaattgattttgagAGGAACTCGTAAgaaaatagaataaaataaatgctgCAATTTATTTGGCTTATTTGTGATAATTTCCTCATTTTGTAAGTGTTCTTTCCAACCCAAAATCGGGTGAGAATAGCGCCCGACTCACTCTCCCTCCCGTGGTTTTACCATAAATTAGTATTACATTTAAACAATTCTATGTAAAACGCCGTCTGCTCTTTCTCTCGTTCTCATCTgacgctctcgctctcttgtTGGACATGCTCTGTTCTCTGGTTCTCTGGAACCAGGTTCTGGTTCTCTCAGCGGTTctattcttttgttgttgtatttgccCTGTGTGTCTTTGCATTTCGCTTTTATTATCGTTCTGCGACGGACGCGACGTTGAAGAATTCTTAGCCgtattcttcttcttcatccTGTGTAAATAATTGTAATTTAAATaacttaaattaaatacaaaagcACACATTAACAGAACTTAAGCGTGTCGTGAATGGTTTTTAAGTGCATGTGTAagtgccaaaaaaagaaaatgagttcgattcgattcccgTATTTTTTCCTCCTGCCTCTTTTTACATTGTCATCATCGGGTTTCCTTTTCGACTGCGGCAACcaacggcggcggcgacagCGTGCCATGTGTGTGTAGAGTGTGTGTATCCAGACCgctttttatatttaaacaagtataaaaatagtttgcaaaaaaaaaacctgcaagaaacaaaattgtttttccCCAAAAggtaaaaatcaattaaattttttggcCGGGTCGCTACCGACTGCGCGGTCACAATTTCCGACTGCAAACACACATTAAAGAGGAACAGAAtataatgaatattttatattttagtGAAATATTTTTCCGATTGTGCGTTCGTGTGCCAGTGCGTGTGTATTTGTCTGTTTTCTTGGATGTGTCGCCTCATTATTCGCCTTGTCCCATCATTTTCTTCcttggcagcggcagcggcggcggcggcggccatttggctgcttcttcttttttcttaCATTTGCACTGTGCGCTCTcttcagtgtgtgtgtgcgagcgaGTGCTCTCTCAAtatcctctctccctctctggggACGCTTGCATTTGTGTACACGAATTTTTCCCAATAAGAATACATTGGTCGCCGTCTAACAGCcgtataataataaaagatgaaataaataatgaatttcTTGATGGAATATTCAATAATTCAGTTCAATATTCATCAGCTGTATCCTCCCTGAGCCAGCCACGCCCCCTCCTTTGCGCACTCACTCTGCTCCTGTTTCGTTCTCGTGCCTTTGTTTTTCACATGTCTCTTTTACGGTTTATCtttatgtttgtttttatattaaatgtgtgcgtgtgactgttcctgtgtgtgtttgtgtgtcttcCAGGGGCCCCAGCAGCTCTCTCGGAGGGAGGCAACTTCTGCGATTTTCGcatgctactgctgctgcacttgctagctctgctctgctcggctcgGCACGGCACGGCTCTCTCTGGCCATGTTATGGGGTGGGTGGCCTGGCCAGGAGAGGCTCCTCATAAACAAGCCGACCCACAGACGACAACGTTTCGTTTCGCATAGTTTTTCGTAACGTAACCTCAAAAGTTGCGGCGCCCTGCCTTCTTCgtttgcctgcctgcctgcctgccgccatTCGTCGTCGTTCCTCGCCTCGTCTGCTCTGCCGGCTGTCGCCGCCGTAGTTGCGTCTCCTTCTTGTTGTACCTCTGTTTATATGTGTATGTTAATTCTAtatgttttccattttcaacctctctctcctctcctcacccgtccgtccgtccaccCACCCCCttttttctgctgccgctgccgccgctcgCCTTGCGTTGTCTTTTcgcttttgataccctgtaTGTTTATGAGTATCTGCACAAAAAGCACCCAATATTTACTATATCTACTTTACCGATTTATAGTTTAATAGCAATATTAATAACTGGAAAAAACAGAACTACTGTACAGACACGGGCTGCAATGTTCTCTCTGCAAactcttttattttctttcatgtcatttaaataaaaaaatcaaagttAATTGCAAACTTTTATCTCACTATTTCGTAATAATAAATCTCTGGGTAACGGGTATCCCAGGGTCGAGTTCATCGcgcttttttcttttctgtattTTTCGCGCATGATTCAGCTTTgcgttgttcttgttcttggcTCTGCTTCTTTTTATTCTTGTACGCTGACTATCTGcccccctcctcctgccgTTCGCCAATCGTTTCACagttttgttattgttttcaTAATGAGGAAATCAGTTCTGGCATTTGTTGTACTCATCTTTCTGTCTCAGaagaattttcttttattgaaCATTTTCCGTGCCATGTTTTGTTGCTTGCTGCACCGACTTATGCCACAGGGTAGCAGTCTGTGTCTGCGGCACAGTGGTGCGTGTTTTCAGTGGAGATTGGCTTCTTCGCTGGGCTTTCCTATGTTCTGATGTTTCATAATTCTGCCTGGCATTGTTGTGTAGGAGACTGGCCCAACATCTTGGACTCTTGGAGACGAGCATTAATATACGTTTTTCCCCCATCTTTCTCATTTcagtttgtgtatattttcaTCATTAAACGTCGtgtaaattaaaattcatcctaaatataaataataaacaactTCATTCAAAAAGAAGGAAATTTCACAAATTCTCAAATAATAAAATCTgtaaaaattcaacaaattttAACCAGTTTTCATACGTAATTTTTGTTAAGTCCC contains:
- the D1 gene encoding chromosomal protein D1, whose amino-acid sequence is MEEVSVKKRGRPPKNPGASPSVVDAAATIPKKRGRPPKSAKAQRGRPSKKPINLSESEGEGDGDGDDDSYENVAKTVASPQPASKGRGRPRINNYDAEVPAKSKTTSSKRRKLGRPRKHQPSESEDEKSDDDDEEVRRPPGRPPTGSVNLNIVRTGRGQGRPKTHVEKRPAAPAAEWTGDGPPPKKRGRPALNKQAYVPTGRPRGRPKVNKPVEEEDDDDEEEEEDDDSVEEQIVQPEKPAAAASSPVVKKRGRPAGPNKSLNEGAPKPRGRPPKANHSALNHDQDEDDSNDDAASKKPADRARAFNDAYEGAASSKDDSKSTCDGEAANDTAETVDCESDAAGPESGTA